In one Rhodococcus sp. B50 genomic region, the following are encoded:
- a CDS encoding TIGR00730 family Rossman fold protein codes for MVTEPLSVCVYCASGPVDQKFLELAAAVGTEIGRRGWQLVSGGGNVSMMGAVAAAARAAGAYTIGVIPKALVHREVADVEADELIVTETMRERKRIMEDRADAFLTLPGGIGTLEELFETWTAGYLGMHDKPVVLLDPVGHFDGLLTWLGSMVDTGFVARRALDGLEVTTDLADALDRCAAPYAAV; via the coding sequence ATGGTGACCGAGCCGTTGTCGGTCTGTGTGTACTGCGCGTCGGGACCTGTCGACCAGAAGTTCCTCGAACTCGCCGCCGCGGTGGGGACGGAGATCGGCCGACGGGGCTGGCAGCTGGTCTCCGGCGGCGGCAACGTGTCGATGATGGGCGCGGTCGCCGCTGCGGCCCGCGCGGCCGGGGCCTACACGATCGGCGTCATCCCCAAGGCGCTCGTGCACCGCGAGGTCGCGGACGTCGAGGCCGACGAGCTGATCGTCACCGAAACGATGCGCGAGCGCAAACGCATCATGGAGGACCGCGCCGACGCCTTCCTGACGCTGCCCGGCGGCATCGGAACCCTCGAGGAACTGTTCGAGACGTGGACGGCGGGGTATCTCGGTATGCATGACAAGCCGGTCGTGCTGCTCGATCCTGTGGGGCACTTCGACGGTCTGCTCACCTGGCTCGGATCGATGGTCGACACCGGCTTCGTCGCGCGACGCGCACTCGACGGTCTCGAGGTCACCACCGACCTCGCCGACGCGCTCGACCGGTGTGCAGCGCCGTACGCGGCGGTCTGA
- the folP gene encoding dihydropteroate synthase, protein MSGPATDVDEQTPVTRPGPAPSTLCGRPVATDRALVMAIVNRTPDSFYDRGATFEDDAALAAVDRAVGEGADLVDIGGVKAGPGEVVDSDEEIRRVVPFVAAIRERYPDVLISVDTWRSEVARRALAEGADLINDTWAGADPELVAVAAELGAGIVCSHTGGAVPRTRPHRVRYADVVEEVAAEVVAAADAAARAGVASDSILIDPTHDFGKNTYHGLALLRHVDVLVKTGWPVLMALSNKDFVGETLGVELADRLEGTLAATALAAAAGARMFRVHEVAATRRVVDMVAAIAGTRPPARTVRGLA, encoded by the coding sequence ATGAGCGGCCCCGCGACCGATGTCGACGAGCAGACCCCCGTGACCCGTCCCGGTCCGGCACCGTCCACCCTGTGCGGGCGCCCGGTCGCGACCGACCGTGCGCTCGTCATGGCGATCGTCAACCGCACGCCCGACTCGTTCTACGACAGGGGAGCGACCTTCGAGGACGACGCGGCGCTTGCGGCCGTCGACCGCGCCGTAGGCGAGGGTGCCGACCTCGTGGACATCGGCGGGGTGAAGGCCGGGCCGGGTGAGGTCGTCGACAGCGACGAGGAGATCCGCCGCGTCGTGCCGTTCGTCGCCGCGATCCGTGAGCGGTATCCGGATGTGCTCATCAGCGTCGACACCTGGCGCAGCGAGGTCGCGCGTCGCGCCCTGGCTGAGGGCGCCGATCTGATCAACGACACGTGGGCGGGCGCCGATCCGGAGCTCGTCGCGGTCGCCGCCGAACTCGGGGCCGGCATCGTCTGCTCCCACACCGGTGGTGCCGTACCGCGAACCCGGCCGCACCGCGTGCGGTACGCCGACGTCGTCGAGGAGGTGGCGGCGGAGGTCGTCGCGGCCGCGGATGCCGCGGCCCGCGCCGGCGTGGCGAGCGACTCGATCCTCATCGATCCGACCCACGATTTCGGAAAGAACACCTATCACGGACTCGCTCTGTTGCGGCACGTGGACGTTCTTGTAAAAACCGGGTGGCCTGTGCTTATGGCGCTGAGCAACAAGGACTTCGTGGGGGAGACTCTGGGAGTCGAACTCGCCGACCGGTTGGAGGGCACATTGGCAGCGACAGCTTTGGCCGCAGCGGCCGGCGCACGAATGTTCCGGGTACACGAGGTGGCAGCCACACGTCGGGTGGTCGACATGGTCGCGGCGATCGCGGGTACACGCCCGCCGGCGCGCACGGTGAGGGGGTTGGCATGA
- a CDS encoding DNA-3-methyladenine glycosylase I has protein sequence MTTDERVRCPWAVDGPGSSLYREYHDYEWGRPLHGRDEMFERLSLEAFQSGLSWLTILRKREAFRAAFRRFDVDAVACFTETDVERLLADAGIVRNRRKIEAVIANARAVLELPTALDDLLWSFAPPRRARRLRTVESIPAVTPESTAMARELKHRGFRFVGPTTAYALMQATGMVDDHLESCWVSLGP, from the coding sequence ATGACCACCGACGAGAGGGTTCGGTGCCCGTGGGCTGTGGACGGTCCCGGATCGTCGCTCTACCGCGAGTACCACGACTACGAGTGGGGCCGGCCGCTGCACGGGCGCGACGAGATGTTCGAGCGGCTCTCGCTCGAGGCGTTCCAGTCGGGGCTGTCCTGGCTGACGATCCTGCGCAAGCGCGAGGCCTTCCGCGCGGCGTTCAGGAGGTTCGACGTCGATGCGGTCGCCTGTTTCACCGAGACCGACGTCGAGCGGTTGCTCGCCGACGCCGGCATCGTGCGCAACCGCCGCAAGATCGAGGCGGTGATCGCCAACGCGCGGGCCGTGCTCGAGTTGCCCACCGCCCTCGACGACCTGTTGTGGTCGTTCGCACCGCCGCGACGCGCGCGACGGTTACGCACGGTCGAGTCGATTCCGGCGGTGACACCGGAGTCCACGGCGATGGCCCGTGAGCTGAAGCATCGCGGCTTCCGATTTGTGGGCCCTACCACTGCATATGCGCTGATGCAGGCCACCGGGATGGTCGACGATCACCTGGAATCGTGCTGGGTGTCACTCGGCCCGTAG
- a CDS encoding glucosyl-3-phosphoglycerate synthase: MSAPARTWNEVNSWDRPTWAIDELIEAKAGRTVTVVLPALNEEETVAGVIDTIHPLLGGLVDELVVLDSGSTDETASRARAAGARVLSREEAVPGIEPVPGKGEVLWRSLAATSGDIIAFVDSDLIDPDPAFVPKLLGPLLLGDGIHLVKGYYRRPLRTGGGEDAHGGGRVTELVARPLLAALRPELTCVLQPLGGEYAGTRELLESVPFAPGYGVEIGLLLDTYDRFGLHAIAQVNLGVRKHRNRPLSELGAMSRQIVGTMLARCGISDSGAPLTQFLVEGDAFVPFDTTVDLTDRPPMVTVTG; encoded by the coding sequence ATGAGTGCACCTGCACGCACGTGGAACGAGGTCAACAGCTGGGATCGGCCCACGTGGGCGATCGACGAGCTGATCGAGGCCAAGGCGGGCCGCACGGTGACCGTGGTGCTGCCCGCCCTCAACGAGGAGGAGACCGTCGCGGGAGTGATCGACACGATCCACCCGCTCCTCGGTGGTCTCGTGGACGAACTGGTGGTCCTCGATTCGGGTTCCACCGACGAGACCGCATCACGGGCACGGGCGGCGGGTGCCCGCGTCCTGTCCCGGGAGGAGGCGGTACCGGGCATCGAACCCGTCCCCGGCAAGGGGGAGGTGCTGTGGCGGTCGCTCGCCGCGACCTCCGGCGACATCATCGCCTTCGTCGACTCCGATCTGATCGATCCCGACCCGGCCTTCGTGCCGAAACTGCTCGGGCCGCTGCTGCTCGGCGACGGCATCCACCTCGTCAAGGGTTATTACCGGCGGCCGTTGCGTACCGGAGGCGGCGAGGACGCACACGGCGGGGGTCGGGTCACCGAGCTCGTCGCACGACCCCTGCTCGCGGCGCTGCGGCCGGAGCTGACCTGCGTGCTGCAACCGCTCGGCGGCGAGTACGCCGGCACGCGGGAACTGCTCGAGTCGGTCCCGTTCGCACCCGGTTACGGGGTGGAGATCGGGTTGCTGCTCGACACCTACGACCGGTTCGGTCTCCACGCGATCGCGCAGGTCAATCTCGGAGTCCGCAAGCACCGCAACCGGCCGCTGTCCGAGCTCGGAGCGATGAGCAGGCAGATCGTGGGCACGATGCTCGCGCGGTGCGGAATCTCCGATTCCGGTGCGCCGCTCACCCAGTTCCTCGTGGAGGGCGACGCGTTCGTGCCGTTCGACACCACCGTCGATCTCACCGACCGGCCGCCGATGGTGACGGTCACCGGCTGA
- a CDS encoding DUF3117 domain-containing protein — translation MAAMKPRTGDGPLEATKEGRGIVMRVPLEGGGRLVVELTPEEAAALGDELKSVTS, via the coding sequence ATGGCGGCCATGAAGCCCCGGACCGGGGACGGTCCCCTCGAAGCAACCAAAGAGGGACGAGGAATCGTCATGAGGGTTCCACTCGAGGGCGGCGGACGTCTGGTCGTCGAGCTCACGCCGGAAGAGGCTGCGGCACTCGGCGACGAACTCAAGAGTGTCACCAGCTGA
- a CDS encoding long-chain-acyl-CoA synthetase, whose product MSLPGLVSKLPRMAPDLPLVLRGAAGMIRKPNARETIGSVFQKLAERHPERPFLRFEGGSIGYGEANAQVNRYASVLADRGVGKGEVVGLLMGNRPETLLVVLAAVKLGAAAGMLNINQRGEVLEHSLSLLDSAVLVIGEECEEAVDSLGGEPQARTVLRFTELGTAARDADASNPAVTEDLRASETAYYIFTSGTTGLPKASRMTHFRWLKSMSGLGSLGVRLRRTDVLYSCLPLYHNNALTVALSSVLAAGATFALGRKFSASNFWDDAERNGATAFIYIGEICRYLLNQPQREDDADHGIRLAVGNGLRAELWDEFTERFGIDRVAEFYGASECNIAFINALDQKRTAGICPLPYAVVEFDPDSGQARRSNDGRLTKVGKGEVGLLLAKVTSRAPFDGYTDPEATEKKLLRDAFSDGDVWFDTGDLVRDQGWMHVAFVDRLGDTFRWKGENVATTQVEAAVSSHETVAEAVVYGVEVEGADGRAGMAAITLKEGVELDGAALAKSLHDALPDYAVPLFVRVVDELEYTTTFKSRKVDLRKQGHTETGEDAVYVLASRSEGYRPIFDGFVDGVARGELPGR is encoded by the coding sequence GTGTCCCTGCCCGGACTCGTCTCGAAACTGCCCAGAATGGCTCCCGATCTCCCCCTCGTGTTGCGCGGGGCGGCCGGGATGATCCGGAAGCCGAACGCCCGCGAGACGATCGGCTCGGTCTTCCAGAAACTCGCCGAGCGTCACCCTGAGCGGCCCTTCCTGCGGTTCGAGGGCGGTTCGATCGGCTACGGCGAGGCCAACGCGCAGGTCAATCGATACGCCTCGGTGCTCGCCGATCGTGGTGTCGGGAAGGGCGAGGTCGTCGGCCTCCTCATGGGCAACCGGCCCGAGACACTGCTGGTCGTGCTGGCCGCGGTCAAACTGGGGGCGGCCGCGGGGATGCTCAACATCAACCAGCGCGGCGAGGTGCTCGAGCACAGCCTGTCGCTGCTCGACAGCGCCGTTCTGGTGATCGGGGAGGAGTGCGAGGAAGCCGTCGACTCCCTCGGGGGCGAACCGCAGGCCCGCACCGTGCTGCGCTTCACCGAACTCGGCACCGCCGCCCGCGACGCCGACGCGTCGAATCCCGCCGTCACCGAGGACCTCCGGGCGTCCGAGACCGCCTACTACATCTTCACCTCCGGTACGACAGGTCTGCCGAAGGCCAGCCGCATGACGCACTTCCGGTGGTTGAAGTCGATGTCGGGCCTCGGCAGCCTCGGAGTACGGCTGCGCCGCACCGACGTCCTGTACTCGTGCCTGCCGCTCTACCACAACAACGCTCTCACGGTCGCGTTGTCCTCGGTGCTCGCCGCCGGCGCCACCTTCGCGCTCGGCCGGAAGTTCTCGGCCTCCAATTTCTGGGACGACGCGGAGCGCAACGGCGCCACCGCCTTCATCTACATCGGCGAGATCTGCCGATACCTGCTCAACCAGCCGCAGCGGGAGGACGACGCAGACCACGGGATCCGTCTGGCCGTCGGCAACGGTCTGCGCGCCGAACTGTGGGACGAATTCACCGAACGCTTCGGTATCGACCGCGTCGCGGAGTTCTACGGGGCCAGCGAGTGCAACATCGCCTTCATCAATGCGCTCGACCAGAAGCGCACCGCCGGGATCTGCCCGCTGCCCTACGCAGTCGTCGAATTCGATCCGGACTCCGGGCAGGCACGTCGAAGCAACGACGGCCGGTTGACGAAGGTCGGCAAGGGCGAGGTCGGGCTGCTGCTCGCGAAGGTCACCTCCCGCGCGCCCTTCGACGGATACACCGACCCGGAGGCCACCGAGAAGAAGCTGCTGCGCGACGCGTTCTCCGACGGTGACGTGTGGTTCGACACCGGCGACCTCGTCCGCGACCAGGGCTGGATGCACGTCGCCTTCGTGGACCGGCTCGGCGACACCTTCCGGTGGAAGGGCGAGAACGTCGCGACCACGCAGGTCGAGGCCGCAGTGTCGTCGCACGAGACGGTCGCCGAAGCCGTCGTCTACGGGGTCGAGGTCGAGGGAGCCGACGGTCGTGCCGGAATGGCCGCGATCACCCTGAAGGAGGGTGTCGAGCTCGATGGGGCGGCGCTCGCGAAGTCTCTGCACGACGCGTTGCCGGACTACGCGGTTCCGCTCTTCGTCCGCGTCGTGGACGAGCTCGAGTACACGACGACCTTCAAGAGCCGGAAGGTCGACCTGCGCAAGCAGGGCCACACCGAGACCGGCGAGGATGCCGTGTACGTGCTCGCGAGTCGCAGTGAGGGTTACCGGCCGATCTTCGACGGCTTCGTCGACGGCGTCGCGAGGGGAGAATTGCCCGGTCGCTGA
- a CDS encoding DivIVA domain-containing protein produces the protein MLTVLLYVLVMAGVAAVLFFVASAVFGRGETLAPLPPGTTVTVLPATDVTGTDIRDLRFQQTVRGYKMSEVDWALDRLAREVDDLRVRLADAEARAAGGSSAGGDAAAPPTGGIEPDDLTEGDVPEDDAPEDASSESSATSRETR, from the coding sequence ATGCTCACGGTTCTGCTGTACGTGCTCGTGATGGCGGGCGTCGCCGCGGTGCTGTTCTTCGTCGCGAGTGCCGTCTTCGGCCGGGGCGAGACGTTGGCGCCGCTGCCTCCGGGCACCACCGTCACGGTGCTGCCGGCCACCGACGTCACCGGCACCGACATCCGCGACCTGCGGTTCCAGCAGACCGTGCGGGGTTACAAGATGAGCGAGGTCGACTGGGCACTCGATCGTCTCGCCCGCGAGGTCGACGATCTGCGGGTCCGGCTCGCCGATGCGGAGGCGCGTGCGGCCGGTGGGTCGTCTGCCGGCGGAGACGCCGCAGCGCCACCGACCGGCGGCATCGAGCCGGACGACCTCACCGAAGGCGACGTCCCGGAAGACGATGCCCCGGAAGATGCCTCGTCGGAATCGTCGGCCACCAGCCGGGAGACGCGATGA